The proteins below come from a single Burkholderia sp. PAMC 26561 genomic window:
- a CDS encoding Zn-dependent hydrolase has translation MNAVTDSALDTSIRVNGKRLWESLMTMAKIGATPKGGVCRLALTDLDKEGRDLIVIWAKEAGCTVTVDQMGNVFMRRAGRKLDAAPVVTGSHADSQPTGGRFDGIYGVLGGIEVIRTLNDRGIETEHPVEVVIWTNEEGSRFAPAMVASGVFAGEFTLDYGLSRKDVDGKTIGEELQRIGYAGSEPCGGRKLHAAFELHIEQGPILEAENLTIGVVTDAQGQRWYEITLTGQEAHAGPTPMPRRRDALLGASRVVELVNRIGLDNAPLACATVGMMQVHPNSRNVIPGSVFFTVDFRHPDDAVLAKMDAALREGVEKIASGIGLEMQLEQIFYYAPIAFDTACVASVRAAAERFGYPHRNIVSGAGHDACYLSKVAPTSMVFVPCVDGISHNEIEDASEEWIEAGANVLLHAMLERAGQ, from the coding sequence ATGAACGCGGTAACCGATTCAGCACTGGACACGTCGATCCGGGTCAACGGCAAACGTCTCTGGGAAAGTCTCATGACGATGGCAAAGATCGGCGCAACGCCGAAGGGCGGCGTGTGCCGCCTTGCCCTCACGGATCTCGACAAGGAAGGGCGCGACCTGATCGTGATCTGGGCGAAGGAAGCCGGCTGCACGGTGACCGTCGACCAGATGGGCAACGTCTTCATGCGGCGCGCGGGACGCAAACTGGACGCCGCGCCGGTCGTCACGGGGTCGCACGCGGACTCGCAACCGACGGGCGGACGCTTCGACGGCATCTATGGCGTGCTTGGTGGTATCGAGGTGATCCGCACGCTCAATGATCGCGGTATCGAGACCGAGCATCCGGTCGAAGTCGTGATCTGGACGAATGAGGAAGGCTCGCGTTTCGCACCGGCCATGGTGGCCTCCGGCGTGTTTGCAGGCGAGTTCACGCTCGACTACGGCCTGTCGCGCAAGGACGTGGATGGCAAGACGATCGGCGAGGAACTGCAGCGAATCGGTTATGCCGGCAGCGAGCCCTGCGGCGGACGAAAGCTGCATGCGGCCTTTGAATTGCACATTGAACAGGGACCGATTCTCGAAGCGGAGAACCTGACGATCGGCGTGGTCACCGACGCGCAAGGCCAGCGCTGGTACGAGATCACGCTGACGGGGCAGGAGGCGCATGCGGGTCCTACGCCCATGCCGCGGCGTCGCGATGCATTGCTCGGCGCGTCGCGCGTGGTGGAGCTCGTGAATCGTATCGGGCTCGATAACGCGCCGCTCGCATGCGCGACGGTCGGCATGATGCAAGTGCATCCGAACTCGCGCAACGTGATTCCCGGAAGCGTGTTCTTCACCGTCGACTTCCGTCATCCCGATGACGCTGTGCTGGCCAAAATGGATGCCGCGTTGCGTGAAGGCGTGGAGAAGATAGCGAGTGGTATCGGCCTTGAAATGCAGCTCGAACAGATCTTCTACTACGCACCCATTGCATTCGATACCGCCTGCGTCGCGTCCGTGCGTGCTGCCGCCGAGCGCTTCGGTTATCCGCACAGGAACATAGTGTCCGGCGCGGGACACGATGCGTGTTACCTGTCGAAGGTCGCACCGACATCGATGGTCTTTGTACCCTGCGTCGACGGGATCAGCCATAACGAGATCGAGGATGCCTCGGAAGAATGGATCGAAGCGGGCGCGAACGTGCTGCTTCACGCCATGCTGGAACGCGCCGGTCAGTAA
- a CDS encoding NCS1 family nucleobase:cation symporter-1 has translation MKQTAHSVDPQFAAGASSSLYNDDLAPTTPAQRTWKWYHFAALWVGMVMNIASYMLAAGLTEEGMSPWQAVITVLLGNMIVLVPMLLVGHAGAKHGIPYAVLVRSSFGTKGAKLPALLRAIVACGWYGIQTWLGGSAIYTLLNILAGNTTHGAPIPFLDISLGQLACFLFFWLIQLYFILRGTDSIRFLESWSAPIKIVMCLALVWWATSKAGGVGAMLAQPSQFVAGGKKEGLFWATFWPGLTAMVGFWATLALNIPDFTRFARSQKDQIIGQSIGLPAPMALLSVISVVVTSATVVIYGKAIWDPIDLTSRMTGIGVGVALIILTLDTMSCNLAANLVGPAYDFSSLWPKRISYRVGGMITALIAIVMMPWKILATTQGYIFTWLVGYSALLGPVAGILMVDYFLIRGTRLDTRELFNENGEYSYTGGWNMAAVVALLVGVLPNLPGFLHTAFPASFPNVPAFFNTLYTYAWFVGLALASIVYGAWMKMGKSPTARVVRA, from the coding sequence ATGAAGCAGACAGCGCATTCCGTCGACCCGCAGTTCGCGGCCGGCGCCAGCAGCAGTTTATATAACGACGACCTGGCGCCGACCACCCCTGCGCAGCGCACCTGGAAGTGGTATCACTTCGCGGCGCTCTGGGTGGGCATGGTCATGAACATCGCGTCGTACATGCTTGCCGCCGGCCTGACCGAGGAGGGCATGTCGCCGTGGCAGGCCGTGATAACCGTGTTGCTCGGCAACATGATCGTGCTCGTACCCATGCTGCTCGTCGGTCACGCGGGCGCAAAACATGGCATTCCGTATGCGGTGCTCGTGCGTTCATCGTTTGGAACGAAGGGCGCGAAACTTCCGGCGTTGCTGCGGGCAATCGTGGCTTGCGGTTGGTACGGCATCCAGACGTGGCTGGGCGGCAGTGCGATCTACACGTTGCTCAACATCCTGGCCGGCAATACGACGCATGGCGCGCCGATTCCCTTCCTGGACATTTCGCTCGGCCAGCTCGCATGTTTTCTGTTTTTCTGGCTGATCCAGTTGTACTTCATCTTGCGCGGCACAGATTCCATCCGCTTTCTTGAAAGCTGGTCCGCACCGATCAAGATCGTCATGTGCCTCGCGCTCGTGTGGTGGGCGACATCGAAGGCGGGCGGTGTCGGTGCAATGCTCGCACAGCCGTCGCAATTCGTGGCAGGCGGCAAGAAGGAAGGTTTGTTCTGGGCGACGTTCTGGCCAGGGCTTACCGCCATGGTCGGCTTCTGGGCCACGCTTGCGCTGAACATTCCCGACTTCACACGATTCGCTCGCTCGCAGAAGGACCAGATCATCGGGCAATCGATTGGTTTGCCTGCACCCATGGCGCTGCTTTCGGTGATCTCGGTGGTGGTGACGTCGGCAACGGTGGTGATCTACGGCAAGGCGATCTGGGACCCGATCGATCTCACCAGCCGCATGACCGGCATTGGCGTGGGTGTGGCGCTCATCATCCTCACGCTCGATACCATGAGCTGCAATCTCGCGGCCAATCTTGTGGGCCCTGCGTACGATTTTTCGAGCTTGTGGCCGAAGCGTATTTCGTATCGCGTGGGTGGGATGATCACGGCGTTGATCGCGATCGTGATGATGCCCTGGAAGATTCTCGCGACCACGCAGGGCTATATTTTTACTTGGCTCGTCGGGTACTCCGCGTTGCTCGGACCCGTGGCCGGCATTTTGATGGTCGACTACTTTTTGATTCGCGGCACGCGGCTCGATACGCGTGAACTCTTCAACGAGAACGGCGAGTACAGTTATACCGGTGGCTGGAACATGGCAGCGGTGGTGGCATTGCTCGTGGGCGTGTTGCCGAACTTGCCGGGTTTCCTGCACACGGCGTTTCCCGCTTCGTTCCCTAACGTTCCCGCATTTTTCAACACGCTCTACACGTACGCATGGTTCGTGGGCCTCGCGCTTGCGTCGATCGTATATGGCGCGTGGATGAAAATGGGCAAGAGCCCGACGGCGCGCGTCGTTCGCGCCTGA
- a CDS encoding MSMEG_0570 family nitrogen starvation response protein: MPVMHFRIQWPDDSEDNCYSPSQVVSDFFTPGQDYPVDDFVSRAREALNIASERVREKYGFACSAAMDQLAKIEVDAERFMDEPDARVKVIALV; encoded by the coding sequence ATGCCGGTCATGCATTTTCGAATCCAGTGGCCTGATGACAGCGAAGACAACTGCTATTCGCCATCGCAGGTCGTCAGTGATTTCTTTACGCCGGGCCAGGACTATCCTGTCGATGACTTCGTTTCGCGCGCCCGCGAGGCATTGAACATTGCATCCGAACGCGTGCGCGAGAAGTACGGCTTCGCGTGCTCGGCGGCGATGGACCAGCTCGCGAAGATCGAGGTCGACGCCGAACGTTTCATGGACGAACCCGACGCACGGGTCAAGGTCATCGCGCTCGTCTGA
- the preA gene encoding NAD-dependent dihydropyrimidine dehydrogenase subunit PreA has translation MADLRNNFVGITSPNPFWLASAPPTDKAYNVNRAFEAGWGGVVWKTLGLDPHVVNVSSRYGAVQWNGQRIAGLNNIELITDRPLDINLKEIREVKRDWPDRALIVSLMVPCNERDWKWILPLVEDTGADGVELNFGCPHGMSERGMGAAVGQVPEYVEMVTRWVKEGTRMPCIVKLTPNISDIRTSARAAYKGGADAVSLINTINSIVAVDLDVMAPMPTVDGKGTHGGYCGPAVKPIALNMVAEIARDTETPGLPISGIGGISTWRDAAEFMVLGAGNVQVCTAAMHYGFRIVSDLADGLSNWMDEKGYATLDDIRGRAVQNVTDWKYLNLKYDIKARIDQDKCIQCGLCHIACEDTAHQAIMREKDGKRHFEVMDSECVGCNLCLHVCPVEQCITMERVDAGEYANWTTHPNNPARVVADVEESVKAA, from the coding sequence ATGGCCGATCTTCGCAACAATTTTGTTGGTATCACTTCGCCCAATCCTTTCTGGCTTGCATCCGCACCGCCCACCGATAAAGCCTACAACGTCAACCGCGCGTTCGAAGCGGGCTGGGGCGGTGTAGTCTGGAAAACACTGGGGCTCGATCCGCATGTGGTGAACGTGAGTTCGCGTTACGGTGCCGTGCAATGGAACGGCCAGCGGATTGCGGGGCTAAACAACATCGAGTTGATCACGGACCGTCCGCTTGATATCAATCTGAAAGAAATCAGGGAGGTCAAACGCGACTGGCCGGACCGCGCGTTGATCGTTTCACTGATGGTGCCATGCAACGAGCGCGACTGGAAGTGGATCTTGCCGCTGGTCGAAGACACCGGCGCCGATGGCGTCGAGTTGAATTTCGGCTGCCCGCATGGCATGAGCGAGCGCGGCATGGGCGCCGCGGTCGGGCAAGTGCCCGAGTACGTGGAGATGGTCACGCGCTGGGTGAAGGAAGGCACGCGGATGCCGTGCATCGTGAAACTGACGCCGAATATCAGCGATATCCGCACGAGCGCAAGGGCGGCGTACAAGGGCGGTGCGGATGCCGTGTCGCTGATCAACACGATCAATTCGATTGTCGCGGTCGACCTCGACGTCATGGCGCCCATGCCGACTGTCGACGGCAAGGGCACACATGGTGGATACTGCGGCCCGGCTGTCAAACCGATCGCGCTGAACATGGTCGCGGAGATTGCGCGCGATACTGAAACGCCGGGTTTGCCCATCTCCGGGATCGGCGGTATTTCGACGTGGCGTGACGCCGCCGAATTCATGGTCCTGGGCGCGGGCAATGTCCAGGTCTGCACGGCCGCAATGCACTATGGGTTCAGGATCGTGTCCGATCTCGCCGACGGCCTGTCCAACTGGATGGACGAAAAAGGCTACGCCACGCTCGACGATATTCGTGGCCGCGCCGTCCAGAATGTCACGGACTGGAAGTACCTGAACCTGAAGTACGACATCAAGGCGCGCATCGACCAGGACAAGTGCATTCAGTGCGGACTGTGTCACATTGCTTGCGAAGACACCGCGCATCAGGCGATCATGCGCGAGAAAGACGGCAAGCGCCATTTCGAGGTGATGGATTCCGAATGCGTCGGGTGTAATTTATGCCTGCACGTGTGTCCGGTCGAGCAATGCATCACCATGGAACGCGTGGACGCCGGCGAGTACGCGAACTGGACGACGCATCCGAACAACCCGGCTCGTGTGGTCGCCGACGTTGAAGAAAGCGTCAAGGCCGCATAG
- a CDS encoding MSMEG_0569 family flavin-dependent oxidoreductase, with translation MSHISADTTHYSVIVVGGGQAGLSASYYLRQAGIDHLVLEKNTVTHTWRSQRWDAFCLVTPNWQCALPGYPYAGDDPHGFMVKDEIIAYLDGFIKAVDAPVIEHAEVRRVARNGEGGFSVSTSQGAFTADQIVIASGGYHTPIVPRMAERLPRSIAQIQSSEYRNPQALPEGAVLVVGSGQSGAQIAEDLHLAGRKVILAVGEAPRCARFYRGRDVVDWLADMKYYDMPVEQHPLREGVRDNTNHYVTGRDGGRDIDLRKFAAEGMELYGRLQDLQDGVLHFAPNLIDNLDSADKTFNGINAGIDAFIEKNGIEAPPGSRYEPVWSPAEERTTLDLQTSGIGSIVWCIGFTPDFSWLDAPVFNGRGYPAHTRGVTPVDGIYFVGLPWLHTWGSGRFSGVARDAEYVVNKVCVYREAKARDEVAV, from the coding sequence ATGTCGCATATATCAGCGGACACGACGCACTACAGCGTGATCGTGGTCGGCGGTGGACAGGCGGGTTTGTCCGCGAGCTACTACCTTAGACAGGCAGGTATCGATCATCTCGTGCTGGAGAAAAACACCGTCACGCATACGTGGCGATCGCAACGTTGGGATGCGTTCTGCCTCGTGACGCCGAACTGGCAATGCGCGCTGCCGGGTTATCCATACGCGGGTGACGACCCGCACGGCTTCATGGTGAAAGACGAGATCATTGCGTATCTCGACGGCTTCATCAAGGCGGTCGATGCACCCGTGATCGAGCATGCCGAAGTCAGGCGTGTCGCACGAAATGGCGAAGGCGGATTCAGCGTATCGACCAGCCAGGGCGCGTTCACGGCGGATCAGATCGTGATCGCGTCCGGCGGATATCACACGCCCATCGTGCCGCGCATGGCCGAGCGCCTGCCGCGTTCCATCGCGCAGATACAGTCGTCGGAATACCGCAATCCTCAGGCGTTGCCCGAAGGCGCCGTGCTCGTGGTCGGCTCGGGGCAGTCGGGCGCGCAGATCGCCGAGGACCTGCATCTCGCTGGACGCAAGGTCATTCTCGCGGTAGGCGAAGCGCCACGTTGCGCACGTTTCTACAGAGGCCGCGACGTGGTCGACTGGCTCGCCGACATGAAGTACTACGACATGCCCGTCGAACAACATCCGTTGCGTGAAGGCGTACGCGACAACACCAACCACTACGTGACCGGCCGCGATGGCGGACGCGATATCGACTTGCGCAAGTTCGCCGCCGAAGGCATGGAATTGTACGGACGCCTGCAGGACCTGCAGGATGGCGTGCTGCACTTCGCGCCGAACCTTATCGATAACCTGGACAGCGCCGACAAGACGTTCAACGGCATCAACGCGGGGATTGATGCGTTCATCGAGAAGAACGGCATTGAAGCGCCGCCGGGATCGCGCTACGAGCCGGTATGGTCGCCTGCAGAGGAACGCACCACGCTGGATCTGCAGACAAGCGGCATAGGGTCGATTGTGTGGTGTATCGGCTTTACGCCCGACTTCAGTTGGCTCGATGCCCCTGTCTTCAACGGCCGCGGTTATCCGGCGCACACGCGCGGGGTGACGCCTGTCGATGGAATCTATTTCGTCGGCTTGCCGTGGTTGCACACGTGGGGCTCGGGACGATTCTCGGGCGTGGCGCGCGACGCCGAGTATGTCGTGAATAAAGTCTGCGTTTATCGGGAAGCTAAAGCGCGCGATGAGGTCGCCGTTTGA
- a CDS encoding sll0787 family AIR synthase-like protein: MNVADLVAALRETRGFRHKTDIAGVMSSLARHAPASLENVANGDDCAAIPDGDGYLLFAIEGMVSDFVRDMPWFAGYSSVMVNVSDIYAMGGRPIAVVDALWSDGLQRAEEVLAGMAAASAAYGVPIVGGHSNARNDQAQLAVSIIGRAKKLLSSFSARPGDRLMMAVDLRGRFEDPYPFWNASVGAPAGRLRADLEVLPMLAETGLCNAAKDISMAGALGTALMLLECSGVGASIDLSRLPAPAQVDRVRWLTAFPSFGFVMSVREEDVARVEQMFVERGLACASIGTVNESRKVTLHDGDDHAELWNFEHDAFITSGSVT; the protein is encoded by the coding sequence ATGAACGTGGCCGATCTTGTCGCCGCGTTGAGGGAGACGCGCGGCTTTCGCCATAAAACGGACATTGCGGGCGTGATGTCTTCGCTCGCACGTCACGCTCCTGCCTCGCTCGAAAACGTTGCCAATGGCGATGATTGCGCCGCCATTCCCGACGGCGACGGCTACTTGCTGTTCGCCATCGAAGGCATGGTCAGCGACTTCGTGCGCGACATGCCGTGGTTCGCCGGCTATAGCAGCGTAATGGTCAATGTCAGCGATATCTACGCGATGGGCGGCCGGCCCATCGCCGTAGTGGATGCGCTCTGGAGCGACGGCCTGCAGCGCGCTGAAGAGGTGCTGGCCGGGATGGCGGCGGCATCGGCGGCGTACGGCGTGCCGATCGTCGGCGGCCACAGCAATGCGCGCAACGATCAGGCGCAGTTGGCGGTATCGATTATTGGACGCGCGAAGAAGTTGCTGTCCAGTTTCAGCGCCAGGCCCGGCGACCGGTTGATGATGGCCGTCGATTTGCGCGGGCGCTTCGAAGATCCGTATCCGTTCTGGAATGCATCGGTCGGCGCACCTGCTGGACGTCTGCGCGCTGATCTCGAAGTCCTGCCGATGCTTGCCGAAACCGGTCTCTGCAATGCCGCCAAGGACATCAGCATGGCCGGCGCGCTGGGCACTGCGCTGATGCTGCTGGAATGCTCCGGCGTGGGCGCGAGCATCGATCTGTCCCGCTTGCCGGCGCCGGCGCAGGTCGACCGTGTGCGATGGCTCACCGCATTCCCCAGCTTCGGCTTCGTGATGTCCGTGCGTGAAGAAGACGTCGCACGGGTCGAACAGATGTTCGTTGAACGTGGTCTCGCTTGCGCATCGATCGGCACGGTCAACGAATCACGCAAGGTCACGCTTCACGATGGCGACGATCACGCCGAACTGTGGAACTTCGAGCACGACGCGTTCATAACGTCAGGGAGCGTGACGTAA
- a CDS encoding MSMEG_0567/Sll0786 family nitrogen starvation N-acetyltransferase codes for MLADTEDLARLYTPASFTIKWTTLQWEADEAYKLRRAVFCIEQGIFIGDDRDETDDRAQLLVAVSCIGGMHEQVVGTVRIHEDEPGVWTGSRLAVHAAFRRHGKIGATLIRLAVSSAHALGCKEFLAHVQSQNAPLFHALHWTTLSEELMHGRPHHLMRADLDFYPACATPHGGFVTHYASARSAA; via the coding sequence ATGCTCGCCGATACCGAGGATCTCGCCCGCCTCTACACGCCCGCCAGCTTTACGATCAAGTGGACCACGCTGCAATGGGAAGCCGACGAGGCGTACAAGCTGCGGCGCGCGGTCTTCTGCATCGAGCAGGGGATTTTTATCGGCGATGACCGCGACGAGACCGATGACCGCGCGCAACTCCTCGTGGCGGTGAGTTGCATTGGTGGAATGCATGAGCAAGTGGTCGGCACCGTGCGCATTCACGAGGACGAACCCGGTGTGTGGACCGGTTCGCGGCTTGCCGTGCATGCGGCGTTCCGGCGCCACGGGAAGATTGGCGCAACGCTGATCAGGCTCGCTGTCAGCAGTGCGCACGCACTGGGCTGCAAGGAATTTCTCGCGCACGTGCAAAGCCAGAATGCGCCCTTGTTTCATGCGCTGCACTGGACCACATTGTCGGAGGAACTCATGCATGGACGGCCGCATCATCTGATGCGGGCCGACCTCGATTTTTATCCGGCGTGCGCGACGCCTCATGGCGGCTTCGTGACGCACTATGCGTCGGCGCGGAGTGCGGCATGA
- the hydA gene encoding dihydropyrimidinase: protein MTILIRGGTIIDAERMYRADVLCADPKEGGTILQIGLDLDVPAGTETIDASGQYVMPGGIDPHTHMELPFMGTTASDDFYTGTAAGLAGGTTSIIDFVIPSPKQPLMEAFNEWRGWAEKASADYGFHVAVTWWDESVYRDMGTLVREHGVSSFKHFMAYKNAIMADDEVLVNSFARSLELGALPTVHAENGELVFQLQKQLLAKGFTGPEAHPLSRPPEVEGEAANRAIRIAQVLGVPIYIVHVSSKDAVDVITRARSEGQRVFAEVLPGHLVIDESVYSDPDWNRAAAHVMSPPFRTSEHREALWRGLQSGQLHTTATDHCVFCASQKEMGREDFTRIPNGCGGVEDRMAILWHYGVNQGRLTPNEFVRVTSTNAAHIFNLFPRKGAVQVGADADLVVWDPAASKTISVKTHHQKVDFNVFEGLTVQGQATHTLTRGAHAWADGDLRAVKGAGQYLKRPPNGAYFDATRIANHLKEPHPIHRVGDKVVKAA, encoded by the coding sequence ATGACGATCCTGATTCGCGGCGGCACGATCATCGATGCAGAGCGCATGTATCGTGCAGATGTGCTGTGCGCAGACCCGAAGGAAGGCGGCACGATCCTGCAGATCGGCCTCGACCTCGATGTGCCGGCGGGTACCGAAACCATCGATGCATCCGGGCAATATGTGATGCCCGGCGGTATCGATCCGCATACGCACATGGAGCTGCCGTTCATGGGAACGACAGCGAGCGACGACTTTTATACCGGCACGGCAGCGGGGTTGGCCGGCGGTACGACGAGCATCATCGATTTCGTTATTCCAAGTCCGAAGCAACCGTTGATGGAAGCCTTCAACGAATGGCGCGGCTGGGCGGAAAAGGCGTCGGCGGATTATGGTTTTCACGTGGCCGTGACGTGGTGGGACGAGTCGGTGTACAGGGACATGGGAACGCTTGTGCGTGAACACGGCGTGTCCAGTTTCAAGCACTTCATGGCCTACAAGAACGCCATCATGGCCGACGACGAAGTGCTCGTGAACAGCTTCGCGCGATCACTGGAGCTAGGTGCGTTGCCGACGGTTCATGCGGAGAACGGTGAACTCGTCTTTCAACTGCAGAAGCAGTTGCTCGCGAAAGGCTTTACCGGGCCGGAAGCGCATCCGTTGTCACGGCCGCCCGAAGTCGAAGGCGAGGCGGCCAATCGTGCAATACGCATTGCGCAAGTACTGGGCGTGCCGATCTACATCGTGCATGTTTCATCGAAAGATGCCGTCGACGTCATCACGCGTGCGCGCAGCGAAGGCCAGCGGGTGTTCGCGGAAGTGCTGCCGGGGCATCTTGTTATCGATGAATCGGTGTATAGCGATCCCGACTGGAACCGTGCCGCAGCGCACGTGATGAGCCCGCCGTTTCGCACGAGTGAACATCGCGAGGCACTATGGCGCGGTTTGCAATCGGGGCAACTTCACACCACGGCGACAGACCATTGTGTTTTTTGCGCGTCGCAGAAAGAGATGGGACGCGAGGATTTCACGCGCATCCCTAACGGTTGCGGCGGCGTGGAAGACCGCATGGCGATCCTCTGGCATTACGGCGTGAACCAGGGACGTCTCACGCCTAATGAGTTTGTGCGCGTGACGTCAACCAATGCGGCGCACATTTTCAATCTGTTCCCGCGCAAGGGTGCCGTGCAGGTGGGTGCGGATGCCGATCTGGTCGTGTGGGACCCGGCTGCGAGCAAGACGATCTCGGTGAAGACGCATCATCAGAAGGTGGACTTCAACGTGTTCGAAGGCTTGACCGTGCAGGGTCAGGCGACGCATACGCTCACGCGCGGCGCGCATGCATGGGCGGATGGCGACTTGCGCGCCGTCAAGGGTGCGGGGCAATATCTGAAGCGTCCGCCGAATGGTGCGTACTTCGACGCAACCCGCATCGCCAATCACCTGAAGGAGCCGCATCCGATTCATCGCGTGGGTGACAAGGTTGTGAAAGCGGCTTGA
- a CDS encoding NAD(P)-dependent oxidoreductase produces the protein MTMKPTGDIAPQRLSQEQLACEFSDVAPLLDATAAAAASSRCHYCYDAPCINACPTKIDIPSFIRKIGNGNLKGAAVDILSANPLGGMCARVCPTEILCEGACVRNHKDDKPVAIGALQRHATDWAMSRGEPLFKREADTGRHIAVVGAGPAGLACAHKLALAGHRVTIFDALAKPGGLNEYGIAAYKVVEDFAQREVEWLYSVGGIEVKNDVMLGRDITLDALRKQHDAVFLAIGLAGVRSLELEGETLQGVYNAVDFIEQVRQAEDLASVPVGRRVVVIGGGNTAIDAAVQSRKLGAQTVTMAYRRGVETMGATWAEREFAQHNGVSIITHARPVRLLNAGDQVTGVEFENPQGERFVIEADMVLKAIGQTLVSDAIDADLLTLDGSRIAVDSGGRTSLPNVWAGGDCAAHGGIDLTVQAVQDGKLAAEAISASFAATAIKAA, from the coding sequence ATGACCATGAAGCCTACCGGCGACATTGCCCCGCAAAGGCTGTCGCAAGAGCAACTGGCGTGTGAGTTCTCGGACGTGGCGCCGCTCCTCGATGCAACCGCGGCAGCGGCTGCATCGAGCCGTTGCCACTATTGTTACGACGCGCCGTGCATCAATGCGTGTCCTACGAAGATCGATATCCCGAGCTTCATCCGCAAGATCGGCAACGGCAACCTGAAAGGCGCGGCGGTCGATATCCTTTCCGCGAATCCGCTTGGCGGCATGTGCGCGCGGGTGTGTCCAACAGAAATCCTCTGTGAAGGTGCGTGCGTCCGAAATCATAAGGATGACAAACCAGTTGCTATTGGCGCGTTGCAGCGCCATGCAACTGATTGGGCGATGAGCCGGGGCGAGCCCTTGTTCAAGCGCGAAGCCGATACCGGACGTCATATCGCCGTAGTGGGTGCGGGGCCGGCCGGATTGGCATGTGCGCACAAGCTTGCGCTCGCGGGGCATCGCGTGACGATTTTCGATGCGTTGGCGAAACCCGGCGGTCTGAACGAATATGGGATCGCTGCATACAAGGTGGTGGAGGACTTCGCGCAACGCGAAGTGGAATGGCTTTATTCGGTTGGCGGCATTGAAGTGAAGAACGATGTCATGCTCGGACGCGATATCACGCTCGACGCATTGCGCAAACAGCACGACGCCGTGTTCCTGGCAATCGGCCTTGCAGGCGTGCGATCGCTCGAACTCGAAGGCGAGACATTGCAGGGCGTGTACAACGCGGTGGATTTCATCGAACAGGTGCGTCAGGCCGAGGACCTCGCAAGCGTGCCGGTCGGACGTCGCGTGGTGGTGATCGGCGGCGGCAACACGGCTATCGACGCCGCCGTGCAGAGCCGCAAGCTCGGCGCACAAACGGTGACGATGGCATACCGGCGCGGCGTGGAAACCATGGGCGCGACGTGGGCGGAGCGCGAGTTCGCGCAGCACAACGGCGTGTCGATCATCACGCACGCCAGGCCCGTGCGGTTGCTGAATGCAGGCGATCAGGTGACAGGTGTCGAGTTCGAGAACCCGCAAGGCGAACGCTTCGTGATCGAAGCCGACATGGTGCTGAAAGCCATCGGGCAAACCCTCGTTTCCGACGCTATCGACGCCGATTTGCTCACGCTCGACGGCAGCCGCATTGCCGTGGACTCGGGCGGCCGGACATCGCTGCCCAACGTGTGGGCCGGCGGTGATTGTGCGGCGCATGGCGGTATCGATTTGACGGTGCAGGCCGTGCAGGACGGCAAGCTCGCGGCAGAGGCCATCAGTGCGTCGTTCGCGGCCACGGCCATCAAGGCAGCCTGA